The Halalkalibacter krulwichiae genome has a segment encoding these proteins:
- a CDS encoding UvrD-helicase domain-containing protein, producing the protein MMKFNDSQLRAITSEKALVLVSAGAGSGKTRVLTERFIHLCELQLKDPSHPVGATVEEIAAITFTEKAAREMKDRIRKRLAEKETEADDKRAQMYWQEQKEAIERAHISTFHSFCQRLLTQHAMKADLIPNSRVIDDVEARSRKRSILKTMLEEKEHHELALPLLQVMSKNQLFEYVEKVHDDIREFVVGEQAIMTLHVDEMLEKQKQAKLQAQVEIVKHFHENAVRCIEAFPLGGDLTKAQKSHVERITEGFQSITGSEEPTHYMSKVEPLMPSRSDKRWSEKVTSLYELFEGYWKPFKEKWKEIGGDGVVDEQTREITKRFVQLLKEFSRRYMYEKKIAGMLDFSDLQQKAVALLQHEAIKEVSQKQFRHMMVDEFQDTNRLQLEMLERIEPAFQFIVGDQKQSIYRFRGANVSLMNEREDLAHSLEDAEVILMNQNYRTQAPVIEAVNELFSYAMVSKRTHSYETVYAPLEAHRQSEQLNEKRVELTILENENEADCLHSYDVLANRLVEMIHTGFPRVNKDDRWVKPSWGDIAILIPARSHLLTLERALMNKGIPYVVSGGVGFYERQEIIDFVTFLRWLNRPFEELHLLAILRNPICGLTVDDFLTLKSEIGENEALYQLVYDQRHSSYNQLPTHIQKACQFVQKWLETWTPFRPKATLEATLDSIFNETGLRTALFLQQNGLQKVRNVEKLIQTIAGTNNKDLETILMELEERIALSEKEGESEVERVDGDVIQIMTVHASKGLEFPIVCLPQLERQNKGDKGSIRFHADFGIVLNVEMDLSEFEEDSIVHETPAFGIVKDRANAEAREEAKRLFYVAMTRARDYLYMIGEQSKASHTWLDMTQGALEQTNLSKNIVTNNEIIDQENVQDLQSIYTPPTKVEKNKVPISFSVSEVMLFIKDPIAYFNKHVIGIPEIILFNDEPRLYDKKYQVDASRLGSLVHRACELRDSGLPQEQALVQALREEELDGSLQYETQMQKLMQVYTDEVKEHLGETLINEWGFSTFIEGAEIIGEIDKVAIKNGKRHLIDFKTNHIKKSGSELLEFYWPQLVLYKIAYEQETKELIDELSLFVFRDEAAPLHSLESNTNQENKIRKAIRTMVTLREQQAPKSAYQELVSTFESL; encoded by the coding sequence ATGATGAAATTTAATGATTCGCAACTTCGAGCTATTACTAGTGAAAAAGCGCTTGTTCTCGTTTCTGCAGGTGCTGGTTCAGGTAAAACTCGTGTGTTAACAGAGCGTTTTATTCACCTATGTGAATTGCAGTTGAAAGATCCGAGCCACCCTGTCGGTGCGACGGTTGAAGAGATTGCTGCGATTACCTTTACCGAGAAAGCAGCTAGAGAGATGAAGGATCGAATTAGAAAACGACTTGCAGAAAAGGAAACTGAAGCTGATGATAAACGGGCACAAATGTATTGGCAGGAACAAAAAGAGGCGATTGAACGTGCTCATATCTCAACGTTTCATAGTTTTTGTCAACGGCTGTTAACGCAACATGCAATGAAAGCAGATTTAATTCCTAATAGTCGTGTCATTGATGATGTCGAGGCAAGGAGTCGTAAACGTTCCATATTAAAAACAATGTTAGAAGAAAAGGAACACCATGAATTGGCTCTGCCACTTCTACAAGTAATGAGTAAAAATCAATTGTTTGAATATGTAGAAAAGGTTCATGATGACATTCGTGAGTTTGTAGTTGGCGAACAAGCAATTATGACATTACATGTGGATGAAATGCTAGAAAAACAAAAGCAAGCGAAATTACAAGCTCAAGTTGAGATAGTAAAGCATTTCCATGAAAATGCGGTTCGGTGTATCGAAGCATTTCCTCTAGGTGGTGATTTAACAAAAGCTCAAAAAAGTCATGTCGAAAGAATCACAGAAGGTTTTCAATCAATAACAGGATCAGAAGAGCCAACACATTATATGAGCAAAGTTGAACCATTAATGCCTTCGCGTTCAGATAAACGATGGTCTGAGAAAGTTACATCTTTATACGAACTATTTGAAGGCTATTGGAAACCCTTTAAGGAAAAATGGAAGGAAATTGGGGGAGATGGTGTCGTAGATGAACAAACAAGAGAGATTACTAAACGGTTTGTTCAATTGTTGAAAGAGTTCTCAAGGCGATATATGTATGAAAAGAAAATTGCAGGGATGCTAGATTTTTCAGATTTACAGCAAAAAGCGGTTGCTTTATTGCAACATGAGGCTATTAAAGAAGTGAGTCAAAAACAATTCCGCCATATGATGGTCGATGAATTTCAGGATACAAATCGACTTCAACTTGAAATGTTGGAACGAATAGAACCAGCTTTTCAATTTATTGTTGGAGATCAAAAACAATCGATCTACCGTTTCCGCGGAGCAAATGTGAGCTTAATGAATGAACGTGAGGATTTGGCTCATTCTCTTGAAGATGCAGAGGTAATATTAATGAACCAAAATTACCGAACTCAAGCACCGGTTATCGAAGCTGTAAATGAATTGTTTTCTTATGCAATGGTCTCAAAAAGAACACATTCATATGAAACGGTTTATGCACCACTAGAAGCACATAGACAAAGCGAACAATTAAATGAGAAAAGAGTCGAGTTAACCATACTTGAGAATGAAAACGAAGCTGATTGTCTTCATTCATATGATGTGTTAGCCAATCGTTTAGTAGAAATGATTCATACTGGCTTCCCACGAGTCAATAAGGATGATCGTTGGGTCAAACCGAGCTGGGGAGATATTGCCATTCTTATTCCCGCAAGGTCACATCTTCTTACACTTGAACGAGCTTTAATGAATAAAGGGATTCCGTATGTTGTCAGTGGTGGGGTAGGATTTTATGAAAGGCAAGAGATTATAGATTTTGTCACCTTTCTGAGATGGCTAAACCGTCCCTTTGAAGAATTACATCTATTGGCGATTCTTCGTAATCCGATCTGTGGCTTAACAGTCGATGATTTTCTTACGTTGAAATCTGAAATAGGGGAAAATGAAGCTCTTTATCAATTGGTTTATGATCAAAGGCATTCTTCATACAATCAATTACCTACTCATATCCAAAAGGCATGTCAATTTGTGCAAAAGTGGCTAGAAACCTGGACGCCATTTAGACCCAAAGCAACATTAGAAGCCACGCTGGACTCTATTTTTAATGAGACAGGATTACGGACGGCTCTTTTTCTTCAACAAAATGGTTTGCAGAAAGTTAGAAATGTAGAAAAGCTTATTCAGACAATCGCTGGAACGAATAACAAAGATTTAGAAACCATTCTAATGGAGTTAGAGGAGCGTATTGCTCTTAGTGAAAAAGAAGGTGAATCTGAGGTTGAGCGGGTAGATGGTGATGTCATTCAAATTATGACTGTTCATGCTTCCAAAGGATTGGAGTTTCCAATTGTCTGTCTTCCGCAACTAGAAAGACAAAACAAAGGTGATAAAGGGAGTATTCGATTCCATGCCGATTTTGGGATTGTTCTAAATGTCGAGATGGATTTAAGTGAATTTGAAGAAGACTCAATTGTACATGAAACACCTGCTTTTGGAATCGTCAAAGACCGTGCAAATGCTGAGGCAAGAGAGGAAGCAAAACGTTTATTTTATGTTGCGATGACAAGAGCGCGTGATTATTTGTATATGATTGGTGAACAGTCAAAGGCTTCTCATACATGGCTTGACATGACTCAAGGAGCGCTTGAACAAACGAACTTGTCAAAGAATATCGTCACAAATAATGAGATAATAGACCAAGAGAACGTTCAAGATCTTCAGTCTATTTACACTCCGCCTACAAAGGTTGAAAAAAATAAAGTACCTATTAGCTTTTCCGTTTCTGAAGTGATGTTGTTTATCAAGGATCCTATTGCTTACTTTAATAAGCATGTGATTGGTATACCAGAAATCATATTATTCAATGATGAACCTCGTTTGTATGATAAGAAGTATCAAGTAGATGCTTCAAGATTGGGCTCTTTGGTTCACCGTGCATGTGAATTACGTGATAGTGGCTTACCTCAAGAACAAGCATTAGTCCAGGCTCTACGTGAAGAGGAGTTGGATGGTAGTCTTCAATATGAAACACAAATGCAAAAATTAATGCAAGTGTATACGGACGAAGTGAAGGAACATTTGGGTGAAACACTTATTAACGAGTGGGGGTTTTCCACGTTTATTGAAGGAGCAGAAATCATCGGTGAAATTGATAAAGTGGCGATTAAAAATGGAAAACGACATTTGATTGATTTTAAGACGAACCATATAAAAAAATCTGGATCCGAACTACTAGAGTTTTACTGGCCTCAGCTTGTCCTTTATAAAATAGCTTATGAGCAAGAAACGAAGGAGTTAATAGATGAACTCTCGTTATTTGTGTTTCGTGATGAAGCTGCGCCATTGCATTCACTTGAGAGTAACACTAATCAAGAGAACAAGATTCGCAAAGCAATTCGAACGATGGTTACATTACGAGAGCAGCAAGCGCCTAAAAGCGCTTATCAAGAGTTGGTATCCACTTTTGAGTCACTGTAG
- a CDS encoding PD-(D/E)XK nuclease family protein, which yields MSKHVIYGTHVTKVANQTRLKETFSIQKEEKKTAFYVLPSHMWLQEARRKQPSLPFTTFDDIASYILQQANVSYIPLTEEERTLFFLQFIREDEMLRDDLVVSGKARAYADTYGQIKRLGLEVDHSPLSLQPLVSLFKSYEKETIHNRNLLDPENILLRAIRVLLDEPSQVEISLVVVDGYYDFSPLQALFIEALKKAGVAVNVYIPHHPALELVDKTVSELIKMGFEDERGSLEEVEVMVENELVAASTEEEQWRGILEEISLSYKNYEEAGILVVDESKGMEQLERFAKMYEVPINKARKRKVSTTTIHSFIVAILERDGRPKSKWEQLPLIELILRLYQVSGLDFAKQKQAFLQTGEWYDEKIQAFYEQVSQVRWKQQNSFVEYLKEIRELLEKWTFETNWINSMKVEEDVSKLRELADEHKAFTELKNELQTYEQLLREKGLGSLMMTHDLLVEWVENLGEKLHLFEARGSKKGLAVHTWRDVGLFKGKKLYVVGMNEGVFPAVHRLSGYVQERDLTEGLVRYSPPTQEHFRLKQQAHFAQLPYVAESVTYTYVKGIDVNHPKLPSPLLEQVGKADKVWTLEKRIEAKVAYSTTDQIEKISYHVGKGCLVEEQPETIEHLLHRIKRIEEAEEPISLYNDKPLQPVVSVTALESYARCPFKYGMERILQVDEPQALQEKVSPIDIGHLMHSIIEQLYIETSAIGRSFIEAREDILKIPERLEGLFEEKWEQIENQSLEISRFDLELTKAEWKKRLLRWWIAERKHFWDNDHLQKMEMMALEKPIRFEIQLSNGQKLVLTGKADRVDRLDDSIVIYDYKSGQASVKMEDVKAGLKLQLPLYAYAIREEIERIEEATVKADGATYISLKEPNKRAGNGIWRSEHVGKESRYKVSSHCRNREDELGTEQFLISHNLIERIEELWRGMHSNFPVAPLECSQFCQYRSICRVTDEKREQANG from the coding sequence ATGAGTAAACATGTCATTTATGGCACTCATGTTACAAAAGTTGCAAATCAAACCAGGTTAAAAGAAACATTTTCGATTCAAAAAGAAGAAAAGAAAACGGCATTTTACGTTTTGCCTTCTCATATGTGGTTGCAAGAAGCGAGGAGGAAGCAACCGAGTTTGCCTTTTACGACTTTTGATGACATTGCCAGTTACATCTTACAACAAGCTAACGTTTCTTATATACCTTTAACAGAAGAAGAACGAACGTTGTTTTTCTTGCAATTTATTAGAGAAGACGAGATGTTACGGGATGACCTAGTTGTATCAGGGAAAGCACGCGCTTACGCTGATACTTACGGGCAAATAAAACGTCTTGGTTTAGAGGTTGATCATAGTCCGTTGTCTCTACAGCCACTTGTTTCGCTTTTTAAAAGCTATGAAAAGGAAACGATTCATAATCGTAATTTGTTAGATCCTGAAAATATTTTGTTAAGAGCGATCCGCGTTTTATTAGACGAGCCAAGCCAGGTCGAAATTTCCCTTGTTGTTGTTGATGGCTATTATGATTTTAGCCCTCTTCAAGCTCTTTTCATTGAAGCGTTAAAAAAAGCAGGTGTTGCCGTGAATGTTTATATTCCGCATCATCCAGCGCTTGAGCTTGTTGACAAGACTGTTAGTGAATTAATTAAGATGGGGTTTGAGGATGAAAGAGGAAGTTTAGAAGAAGTTGAAGTTATGGTTGAAAACGAACTAGTAGCTGCGTCAACTGAAGAAGAGCAATGGAGAGGAATCCTTGAGGAAATAAGTTTGAGCTATAAGAATTATGAAGAAGCAGGAATTCTTGTAGTCGATGAGAGTAAGGGGATGGAACAGCTTGAACGATTTGCAAAGATGTATGAAGTCCCTATAAATAAAGCACGAAAACGTAAAGTGTCCACCACCACGATTCATTCATTTATTGTCGCTATACTAGAACGAGATGGTAGGCCTAAGTCAAAATGGGAGCAGCTACCTCTTATTGAACTCATATTAAGGTTGTACCAAGTAAGTGGGCTAGATTTTGCAAAACAAAAACAAGCCTTTCTGCAAACAGGTGAGTGGTATGACGAGAAGATTCAGGCATTTTATGAACAGGTAAGCCAAGTGCGCTGGAAACAACAAAATTCATTTGTTGAGTATCTAAAAGAAATACGAGAACTTTTAGAAAAGTGGACGTTTGAAACAAACTGGATAAATAGTATGAAGGTGGAGGAAGACGTCTCCAAATTGCGTGAATTGGCAGATGAGCATAAAGCCTTTACCGAACTAAAAAATGAATTGCAAACATATGAACAGCTTTTACGTGAAAAGGGCTTAGGCTCTTTGATGATGACTCATGATTTACTTGTAGAATGGGTTGAAAATCTTGGTGAGAAACTTCACCTTTTTGAAGCACGGGGGTCGAAAAAAGGCCTTGCAGTTCATACGTGGAGAGACGTAGGTCTATTTAAAGGGAAGAAGCTTTATGTCGTTGGAATGAATGAAGGTGTTTTTCCAGCCGTTCATCGACTGAGCGGTTATGTTCAAGAAAGGGATTTAACCGAAGGCCTCGTTCGTTATAGTCCTCCTACTCAAGAGCATTTTAGACTGAAGCAGCAAGCTCATTTTGCACAATTGCCTTATGTTGCAGAGTCGGTAACGTATACGTATGTTAAAGGCATTGATGTTAACCATCCTAAGTTGCCGTCTCCATTATTAGAACAGGTTGGAAAAGCAGATAAAGTATGGACGTTAGAGAAAAGGATTGAAGCAAAAGTAGCTTATTCCACTACAGATCAAATCGAAAAAATTTCTTATCATGTCGGAAAGGGTTGTTTGGTTGAAGAGCAACCAGAAACAATCGAGCATCTATTACACAGAATTAAGCGAATAGAGGAAGCGGAAGAGCCGATTTCACTTTACAATGATAAACCTCTTCAGCCAGTTGTGTCGGTTACAGCTTTAGAAAGCTATGCGCGATGTCCATTTAAGTATGGAATGGAAAGAATTTTGCAAGTAGATGAACCGCAAGCACTCCAAGAAAAAGTTTCACCAATTGATATTGGTCATTTGATGCACTCAATAATTGAACAGTTATATATAGAAACTTCTGCGATTGGCAGATCGTTTATAGAGGCAAGGGAAGACATACTGAAAATACCCGAACGTTTAGAGGGATTATTTGAAGAAAAATGGGAACAAATTGAAAATCAAAGTCTAGAAATATCACGGTTTGATTTAGAACTAACGAAGGCTGAATGGAAAAAACGACTATTACGTTGGTGGATAGCAGAGCGAAAACACTTTTGGGACAATGATCATTTGCAAAAAATGGAAATGATGGCACTTGAGAAACCTATCCGTTTTGAAATACAGTTATCGAACGGTCAAAAGCTTGTTTTGACAGGAAAAGCGGACCGGGTCGATCGTTTAGATGATTCAATTGTTATTTATGATTATAAATCTGGTCAAGCAAGTGTAAAAATGGAGGACGTGAAGGCAGGTTTGAAACTGCAGTTACCGTTATATGCCTATGCGATAAGAGAAGAAATAGAGCGTATAGAGGAAGCGACAGTAAAAGCAGACGGAGCAACGTATATTTCTTTAAAAGAGCCAAACAAACGAGCAGGAAATGGAATTTGGCGAAGTGAACATGTTGGGAAGGAATCTCGATACAAAGTCTCTTCCCACTGTCGTAATCGCGAAGATGAGTTAGGAACGGAGCAATTCTTAATCTCCCATAATCTAATCGAGCGAATAGAAGAACTATGGAGAGGGATGCATTCGAACTTCCCAGTCGCTCCTTTAGAGTGCTCTCAATTTTGCCAGTATCGCTCGATTTGCAGAGTGACCGATGAAAAGAGAGAACAGGCCAATGGATAG
- a CDS encoding GNAT family N-acetyltransferase: MLNWKVKEFNQLTVDELYELVQLRIEVFVVEQACVYQELDDKDQIAFHLLGYKDGKLQAYSRLFKSGTLYEDASIGRVIVRESERAKGYGQELLEHAISLITNEFHDDSILIHAQEYLTYFYQSFGFQPVSDIYLLDGINHLDMRRWRGKNE; the protein is encoded by the coding sequence GTGTTAAATTGGAAGGTAAAAGAATTTAATCAGTTAACGGTTGATGAATTATACGAACTCGTTCAATTGAGAATAGAGGTATTTGTAGTTGAACAAGCTTGTGTCTATCAGGAGCTTGATGATAAGGATCAGATTGCCTTTCATCTTTTAGGTTACAAAGATGGAAAGCTTCAGGCGTACAGTCGGTTATTTAAAAGCGGCACACTTTATGAGGATGCTTCGATTGGAAGAGTCATTGTAAGAGAAAGTGAACGTGCTAAAGGATATGGACAAGAGTTGTTAGAACATGCAATATCGTTAATTACTAACGAATTTCATGACGATTCCATTTTAATTCATGCGCAGGAGTACTTAACGTATTTTTATCAATCTTTTGGCTTTCAACCAGTTTCGGACATTTATTTATTAGATGGAATCAATCATCTTGATATGCGCAGGTGGAGGGGTAAAAATGAGTAA
- the hpaB gene encoding 4-hydroxyphenylacetate 3-monooxygenase, oxygenase component — MAVIKGSDYIDRIDQLQNEVWIDGEQVTGKLSEHLAFKGILHSKAALYDLQHDPKLTHLLTCTSSTSDDCYNFAFEQPTTIEKLTKRRMATQFWARKSGGTIGRSPDYINTAIMTLGSSHSFFKEPYSTNIKQIFEHARKNDLSFTHTFINPQVNRSPHYLEFSDDRENIIAAKIIDETEEGIVIQGARLLATQGGLTDEILVLPVGGNTIDPDYVYAFAIPSNTPGLKFLCRESYAKMVTSEYDYPLTSHFDEIDSIVVFDNVLVPWDRVFLYKDLEAVGRIYTIPNLNIMLLFQAVCRQVVKTEFLLGLTETLAQTLAITEYQHVQEKLTELIMTLEIMQSLLTKAEVEAKQNEFGTMVPDAKPLMVASSYYQKTYPRLVEVLHLLGASGLTALPTEKDFRSEIGKDLEKYLQARNCSADDRVQLFRLAWDLTMSPFGSRQTQYERYFFGDPIRLSSALYLSYDKSPFTDQVQSFLARKKKK, encoded by the coding sequence ATGGCAGTCATAAAAGGTAGTGATTATATTGACCGGATTGATCAATTACAAAATGAAGTATGGATAGACGGAGAGCAAGTAACGGGAAAGTTATCTGAACACCTTGCTTTTAAAGGCATTTTGCATAGCAAAGCCGCACTATATGATTTGCAACACGATCCTAAATTAACACACCTCCTTACTTGTACCTCTTCTACAAGTGATGATTGCTATAATTTTGCCTTTGAGCAACCAACAACGATTGAAAAGCTTACGAAAAGACGAATGGCAACTCAATTTTGGGCTAGAAAAAGTGGGGGAACCATCGGCCGCTCACCAGATTATATTAATACAGCTATTATGACATTAGGATCTTCCCATTCATTTTTTAAAGAGCCTTATTCAACGAACATTAAGCAAATTTTTGAACACGCGAGAAAAAACGATCTATCCTTTACCCATACGTTTATCAACCCGCAAGTTAATCGCTCTCCACATTATCTTGAATTTTCCGATGATCGTGAAAATATTATTGCTGCAAAAATCATTGATGAAACCGAGGAAGGAATTGTTATTCAAGGAGCACGTTTGCTTGCAACTCAAGGAGGATTGACAGATGAAATATTAGTTCTGCCTGTTGGGGGAAATACGATCGATCCTGACTATGTGTATGCTTTCGCCATTCCATCGAATACACCTGGCTTAAAGTTCCTATGTCGAGAATCCTATGCAAAAATGGTTACAAGTGAATATGATTATCCTTTAACTTCACATTTTGATGAAATTGATTCAATTGTTGTTTTTGACAATGTTTTGGTTCCGTGGGACCGTGTCTTTCTCTATAAAGATTTGGAAGCCGTTGGTCGAATTTATACGATACCTAATTTAAATATCATGCTCTTATTTCAAGCCGTTTGCAGGCAAGTTGTTAAAACAGAGTTTTTACTTGGGTTAACAGAAACGCTTGCTCAAACGCTCGCTATCACTGAGTATCAACATGTTCAAGAAAAACTTACAGAGCTGATCATGACTCTAGAAATCATGCAATCTCTACTTACGAAAGCAGAAGTAGAAGCAAAACAAAATGAATTTGGAACGATGGTACCCGATGCAAAGCCCTTAATGGTTGCCTCCAGCTATTATCAAAAAACATACCCACGTCTTGTCGAGGTTCTACACTTACTAGGAGCAAGTGGCTTGACTGCCTTGCCGACAGAGAAAGACTTCCGTTCTGAAATTGGCAAGGACCTAGAAAAGTATTTACAAGCAAGAAATTGTTCTGCTGATGACCGAGTTCAACTATTTCGATTAGCATGGGACTTAACGATGAGTCCCTTTGGATCAAGACAAACACAATACGAGCGTTATTTTTTTGGTGATCCAATTCGTTTATCATCAGCACTTTATCTCTCTTATGACAAAAGTCCATTTACCGATCAAGTTCAATCGTTTTTAGCAAGAAAGAAAAAGAAGTGA
- a CDS encoding DUF1516 family protein produces MVTGMYHAHVDSWWLTILLFVIAYFLLKAGKQKGAKIVHMILRLFYVIMIFSGVTLLISLQFPFVYVLKGILALVLIYAIEMILVKTKKGTIGSRAPMYWGLFALTLVLVVLLGMGIISF; encoded by the coding sequence ATGGTAACTGGGATGTATCATGCACATGTTGACTCATGGTGGCTAACCATTCTTTTGTTTGTTATTGCTTATTTCTTACTTAAAGCTGGCAAGCAAAAAGGTGCTAAAATTGTACATATGATCTTACGTTTATTCTATGTCATTATGATTTTCTCTGGTGTAACGCTCTTAATCAGTTTGCAATTCCCGTTTGTATACGTATTAAAAGGTATCTTAGCTCTAGTACTGATTTATGCCATTGAAATGATTCTTGTTAAAACCAAAAAAGGAACGATTGGTTCAAGAGCACCTATGTATTGGGGATTATTTGCTCTTACCCTTGTACTTGTTGTATTACTCGGAATGGGCATTATCTCTTTTTAA
- a CDS encoding HPr family phosphocarrier protein, whose product MESTEHFSIAQNFSSKKVFQLVSVANQFESNILIELNEKKLNAKSLLSVGMLHGLNGRICVHAEGTDSKTALHELKRICLD is encoded by the coding sequence ATGGAATCAACAGAGCATTTTTCGATTGCTCAGAACTTCAGTAGTAAAAAAGTATTTCAATTAGTAAGTGTAGCAAATCAATTTGAAAGCAACATTTTAATTGAACTAAATGAAAAAAAACTAAATGCAAAAAGTTTGTTAAGTGTTGGTATGCTCCATGGCCTTAATGGACGAATATGTGTTCATGCTGAAGGTACCGACTCCAAAACAGCCCTTCATGAGTTAAAAAGAATTTGTTTAGATTAA
- the tatC gene encoding twin-arginine translocase subunit TatC, with amino-acid sequence MNDNTFQLVDHLEELRKRIIVTLCAFVVSLVTAFIFVDKIYVFLVRDLPSKLAILGPSDILWVYLKIASVFAIAVTIPIAAYQIWLFVRPALDAKERKITLAYIPALFLLFLLGICFGYFILFPLVLQFLVALAGDLFEMFYTTEKYFQFMMQMTLPFGFLFEIPVVIMFLTSLGILNPYALQKSRKYAYFILIIISILITPPDFLSDVLVIIPLILLYECSVILSKFVYKRAKAKSVRSDLSNDIA; translated from the coding sequence ATGAATGACAACACGTTCCAGTTGGTTGATCATCTTGAAGAACTAAGGAAAAGAATCATTGTGACTCTATGTGCTTTTGTTGTTTCATTAGTAACTGCATTTATCTTTGTTGATAAAATTTATGTATTTTTAGTAAGAGATTTACCTAGTAAATTAGCTATACTAGGGCCCAGTGATATTTTGTGGGTCTATTTAAAAATTGCAAGTGTGTTTGCTATTGCAGTGACGATTCCTATAGCCGCTTATCAGATTTGGTTATTTGTACGCCCAGCATTAGATGCAAAAGAACGGAAAATCACACTCGCCTATATACCAGCTTTATTTCTATTATTTTTACTTGGAATTTGTTTTGGGTATTTTATCTTGTTTCCACTAGTCTTGCAATTTCTAGTTGCATTAGCTGGGGACTTATTCGAGATGTTCTACACAACAGAAAAGTATTTTCAGTTTATGATGCAAATGACCTTGCCTTTTGGATTTCTATTTGAAATTCCAGTCGTCATAATGTTCTTAACAAGCCTTGGTATTCTTAATCCTTATGCACTACAAAAATCTCGGAAATATGCCTACTTTATTCTAATTATTATATCAATATTAATTACTCCTCCAGATTTTTTATCAGATGTATTAGTGATCATCCCACTCATCTTGCTTTATGAATGTAGTGTTATTTTATCAAAGTTTGTTTATAAACGAGCAAAGGCAAAGTCTGTTCGTTCCGATTTATCAAATGATATTGCGTAA
- a CDS encoding twin-arginine translocase TatA/TatE family subunit has protein sequence MLQNIGIPGLILVLVIALIIFGPSKLPEIGRAFGQTLREFKRSTNEIMSDDKKEEEDSMKKEKTV, from the coding sequence ATGTTACAAAATATTGGAATTCCAGGTCTTATACTTGTCTTAGTGATTGCCCTCATTATTTTTGGACCTTCTAAGCTCCCAGAAATTGGTCGAGCTTTTGGCCAAACATTGCGCGAGTTTAAACGCTCTACAAATGAAATCATGAGTGATGACAAAAAAGAGGAAGAAGACTCGATGAAAAAAGAAAAAACGGTGTAA
- a CDS encoding phosphatase PAP2 family protein has product MSISKNNLFIMVTCFFLFLFITFLSLQNNLVAVDQFLINWLTNTFSYSIPVMEAVTKAGSGEFILIATLGIGIILLLTKLWSHLVFFFALTFGGIALNFILKISFQRERPGEMTVIEVFGYSLEMASYSFPSGHTMRSVLLFSFLIFISYHFLQSFKSKVTMIIIFFLSIATIAMSRVIIGAHFPTDIFAAITISISWFFFCLWMIRLISKGRLQTI; this is encoded by the coding sequence ATGTCAATTAGTAAAAACAATCTGTTCATTATGGTAACTTGCTTTTTCCTTTTTCTTTTCATTACATTCCTATCGTTACAAAATAATTTAGTTGCAGTTGACCAATTTCTGATTAATTGGTTAACAAATACATTTTCTTATTCCATCCCTGTGATGGAAGCTGTAACGAAAGCAGGATCTGGAGAATTTATCCTTATAGCAACTTTGGGTATTGGGATCATACTTTTGCTCACGAAACTGTGGTCTCATCTTGTTTTTTTCTTTGCGCTCACGTTTGGCGGAATTGCTTTAAACTTCATCCTTAAAATTAGCTTTCAAAGGGAAAGACCTGGAGAGATGACTGTCATAGAAGTGTTTGGTTATTCTCTCGAGATGGCTTCTTACAGTTTTCCTAGTGGTCACACTATGAGGAGTGTGTTGCTGTTTTCCTTTTTAATCTTTATTAGCTATCATTTTTTACAGAGTTTCAAAAGCAAAGTTACGATGATCATCATTTTCTTTCTGTCTATTGCAACCATTGCCATGAGTAGAGTGATCATTGGTGCTCATTTTCCAACTGATATTTTTGCTGCTATTACGATTTCCATTAGCTGGTTTTTCTTTTGCTTATGGATGATTCGGCTTATTAGTAAAGGAAGACTTCAAACAATTTAA